Below is a window of Plasmodium chabaudi chabaudi strain AS genome assembly, chromosome: 10 DNA.
aaccctaaaccctaaaccctgaaccctgaaccctaaaccctaaaccctgaaccctgaaccctaaaccctaaaccctaaaccctaaaccctaaaccctgaaccctaaaccctgaaccctaaaccctgaaccctaaaccctaaaccctaaaccctaaaccctaaaccctaaaccctgaaccctaaaccctaaaccctgaaccctaaaccctaaaccctgaaccctaaaccctgaaccctaaaccctgaaccctaaaccctaaaccctaaaccctgaaccctgaaccctgaaccctaaaccctaaaccctgaaccctaaaccctgaaccctaaaccctgaaccctaaacctaacccctaaaccctaaaccctaaacctaaaccctaaaccctaaacctaaaccctgaaccctaaaccctgaaccctaaaccctaaaccctaaaccctgaaccctaaaccctaaaccctaaaccctgaaccctaaaccctgaaccctaaaccctgaaccctaaaccctaaaccctaaaccctaaaccctgaaaccctgaaccctaaaccctaaaccctaaaccctaaaccctaaaccctaaaccctaaaccctaaaccctaaaccctgaaccctaaaccctgaaccctaaaccctaaaccctgaaccctaaaccctgaaccctaaaccccAAAACCCTAAAACCTTAACACAAAACCCTAAAACCTTAACACAAAACCCTAAAACCTTAACACAAAACCCTAAAACCTTAACACAAAATCCAGAACAATGAGTTATAAGCCCTGAGCATGATCCATGAACCATGAACCTGCAATCTgcgcatataaaaaaaataatcaaatttataagcctgataaaatataagcatAACAAATGTGTATGCCCATTGTGtgtaatatataagatATTATAATACTAAACAAATTCaaatcataatattatgaatgCTCTGTAATTTGTGTGTGGTGTGTTTTCATCCCATGCAATAAActcatttaaataaaaaatttgtgtTTGcctaattatataaaatttttttttttttttgagtaattattaattttttatatactccTTGgatattctttttcttctatttaaatatacttatataacgtatttttacactttttaaattaatagtTTGCTTAtcaaatacaaaaatgaataaaacaTGTGTTAAGGTTGCTTTGGCACTTTTAAGTCTAGCAGGATATATGCAAAATGTAATATTTGCAATCGAACCTGTTGCAAATGATTGTACGAACAACTCCCCAATCTGCCATATGCCATTATCATtgtatgaaaaaatgaaaacatatatacatataatataaatatgcatccTCGTGAAAGCCATGactttataattattaatattcatattaccattttataaattcatttctttctttcttttttcccccattaaaaattatctCACTTTCACCAATAATATTTCCAATGAAAGATATGAGCAATACAAAGATGAGGTATATGACGACGTTGATGAAGGTTTAGCAGCAGTATATTATGCACACGATGCTAAAAATCTTTTACTAAAACTTTCTGAGGCTGGTGTACACGATTACTCGATCAATTATACAGAAAATGgacacaaaatatataataagaaaATTGGAAATATGGATATTGGAAGACTTGATTTTATCATCCCATCTGCCTCTAAGGTATAAAATAACAACCAATttttaacatataaaaataacttaaaattaaataatcattattatatttatccatatatttttttttcattagtACTCTACTGTATTAAGGCAATACTGGGATTTCAAATATGACAAAAATAcagatgaaaaaattattaagggtacataaaaaataatcaataaattttatatgtcCTTATCACTATTTACACATCTTTCAATTTTACTATTCTTTGtccattattttcattaatactttgttatattcataatatttcatttatatctGCAAAATGATCATTTTTTAGGAAAAGTTGTTCGTTTATACTGCAAAAATACGGCCTTATTTGAAAAGCATAACCCAGATCCTAATAATACACCactcaaaaaaatatatactttagGCTCAAGAATTTATGTAAGCACATTTTTCttccattatttttctaaaaattctattattcatattattatacattaatttacacaatacatatattttttattcattaattttttagctACGAGAAATGACTGTAATCGTATGTCCTTCAAGAACTCTAAATTATGACGGTGAGGTCAATAAAGAAATTGAATTGAAAGAAGTTTACGGAAATCAAAAATCAATCGAAACTGATATTGATCCTGAGGAAGCATTAAACAAATTGGCTGATAATCTATCCGGATTTGTAATTAAACACGGCGATGATGATCAAGTTCATGTTACTTATATCAACGCTGTAAGCAatctcaaaaaataataacataatcattttttctcattttagcatttatcaaaattttgtttCTCTATAAGTCATATATTACATGATATTTACATACGGAATATTgagatattttatatatttattcattttttttcgtagATCTATGATACTGGCAATTCTACCGAGTTTGTCCACAATAAAAGAGAGAGAGATCTtgcatatacaaatatcCTAAACTTAGCacaacatattttatctaATGAATAACAATATCATCCAAGTAAAGATGTTTCAACATTTGAATATTGGgaacatatattaatgtaactaatttatctttatatgtagtacctttttaaattaccatcacaacatttttttcgttttaaaattattatttgttatgTAATTTGCatacttttatattaaatatatggtatgtatttaatttgtgataaatcaaataatcaatgctataatttaattattttttctgtaTGATTACCCTTTATATTAGCTTGATTACTCTTTTTTACCGTTAAAAATTTGTCTTTCGTACTTTTGTTATTATCataaaacttaaaaattgtaaataattaattgtCTGTCAATATAGAaatatcataaaatatatcgaTTATCATCctcaaattaatatatatatcatttccttttatctttattatttgtattttgcTCCTTAAAGTTTGTCTTTGAAACTGTTTGCAGAATACAATTAATCAATACTAATgtacatattaaaaaatacaaatcctataacttttaataatttatttcttataaACATTAAAACCAATTCGTTaaactaataaatattgtcaaattattcaaatttatacaaaattaaatatgtgG
It encodes the following:
- a CDS encoding fam-a protein — encoded protein: MNKTCVKVALALLSLAGYMQNVIFAIEPVANDCTNNSPICHMPLSLYEQYKDEVYDDVDEGLAAVYYAHDAKNLLLKLSEAGVHDYSINYTENGHKIYNKKIGNMDIGRLDFIIPSASKYSTVLRQYWDFKYDKNTDEKIIKGKVVRLYCKNTALFEKHNPDPNNTPLKKIYTLGSRIYLREMTVIVCPSRTLNYDGEVNKEIELKEVYGNQKSIETDIDPEEALNKLADNLSGFVIKHGDDDQVHVTYINAIYDTGNSTEFVHNKRERDLAYTNILNLAQHILSNE